The Mesorhizobium loti genome includes a region encoding these proteins:
- a CDS encoding alpha/beta hydrolase — MFDDFQSSEIDTGAAGIFSLRAGSGPPLLLLHGFPQTHLMWRDIAPVLADRFSVVCADLRGYGGSSCPPSDPDHAPYAKRAMADDMVALMDKLGFSHFMVAGHDRGGRVAYRMALDHPRSIDKLAVLDIVPTADVWDRADARLALGYWPWSLLAQPKPLPEKILSVATEAIVDNALSGWGSSPSVFPAEVRQAYVDALRDPSHIHAICEEYRAAATLDREHDRSDKVVGRRIHCPLLALWSGQGALQDWYAGEGGPLALWRGWADDVRGQAMPGGHFFPEENPAQTAEALAGFFGFGEPGQAAKNILARG, encoded by the coding sequence ATGTTCGATGATTTTCAAAGTTCGGAAATCGACACCGGCGCTGCCGGCATATTCTCGCTGCGTGCCGGTAGCGGACCACCGCTGCTGTTGCTGCACGGTTTTCCGCAAACACATCTGATGTGGCGCGACATTGCGCCCGTCCTGGCCGACCGCTTCAGCGTCGTCTGTGCCGATTTGCGCGGCTATGGTGGCAGCTCCTGTCCGCCGTCGGACCCCGATCACGCGCCCTATGCCAAGCGCGCCATGGCCGACGATATGGTGGCGCTGATGGACAAGCTTGGATTCTCCCATTTCATGGTCGCGGGCCATGATCGCGGCGGGCGTGTGGCCTACCGCATGGCGCTCGATCATCCACGCAGCATCGACAAGCTCGCCGTCCTCGACATCGTGCCCACCGCCGACGTCTGGGACCGGGCCGACGCCAGGCTGGCACTGGGCTACTGGCCGTGGTCGTTGCTGGCGCAGCCCAAGCCGTTGCCGGAGAAGATCCTGTCCGTCGCCACCGAGGCGATCGTCGACAACGCGCTGAGCGGCTGGGGTTCATCGCCATCGGTGTTTCCAGCCGAAGTGCGTCAGGCCTATGTCGATGCCTTGCGCGATCCATCCCACATCCACGCGATCTGCGAGGAATACCGGGCGGCGGCCACGCTCGACCGCGAGCACGACCGTTCGGACAAGGTTGTCGGCCGGCGCATCCACTGTCCGCTGCTGGCACTGTGGAGTGGCCAGGGCGCACTCCAGGACTGGTATGCCGGCGAAGGCGGGCCGCTGGCGCTGTGGCGCGGCTGGGCCGACGACGTGCGCGGCCAAGCGATGCCAGGCGGACATTTCTTTCCCGAAGAGAACCCGGCGCAGACCGCCGAGGCGCTGGCCGGCTTCTTCGGCTTCGGTGAACCGGGCCAGGCCGCCAAGAATATCCTTGCGCGCGGGTGA
- a CDS encoding DUF982 domain-containing protein — protein sequence MNDKMFPRPIRLKFAPERERVVRSAWEGLECLGDWPAGRGRRYRAALRSCRDALDGWTPPEKAMRAMIDAAREAKFLQ from the coding sequence TTGAACGACAAGATGTTTCCCCGGCCCATCAGGTTGAAGTTTGCCCCGGAGCGTGAGCGTGTGGTGCGCAGTGCTTGGGAAGGCCTGGAATGCCTCGGCGACTGGCCGGCTGGCCGGGGCCGGCGCTACCGGGCGGCATTGCGCAGCTGTCGCGATGCGCTGGACGGCTGGACGCCGCCGGAAAAGGCGATGCGGGCGATGATCGACGCCGCGCGCGAAGCAAAATTCCTCCAGTAG
- a CDS encoding PAS domain S-box protein, whose amino-acid sequence MTELASIDGLLEITAHARLAAIVASSFDAIISKDLNSVITSWNGAAQNMFGYTAEEAVGRSVLMLIPDHLKDEEADIIGRVRNGEVVASYETIRRRKDGGIIAVSLTVSPIRNASGEIIGASKIARDITATKESERRIRLLLREVNHRVKNQFAVILSMIRETSKRSTDPREFEELIRSRIMALSRSHDLLVNSEWAGASLFDLVQEQLKPFGHEEQISLSGPLLTLQPNAVQNLGMAFHELGTNSSKYGALADDTGRLEITWQIATGVSGKREIHLVWDETMPVHEEERPGERQDENTRKGFGTVVLQRVAPQSLNGSAVLERSPGHLSWSLTAPLDSIIVPQLGTEIPAAEPEPSFSP is encoded by the coding sequence ATGACGGAATTGGCAAGCATCGATGGCCTGCTCGAAATCACCGCCCACGCACGGCTGGCGGCGATCGTGGCTTCGTCCTTCGATGCCATCATCAGCAAGGACCTGAACAGCGTCATCACCAGCTGGAACGGGGCAGCGCAGAACATGTTCGGCTACACGGCCGAGGAGGCAGTGGGCCGATCAGTGCTCATGCTCATTCCCGACCACCTGAAAGATGAAGAGGCCGACATCATCGGCCGGGTTCGCAATGGCGAAGTCGTGGCCAGCTATGAGACGATCCGGCGACGCAAGGACGGCGGCATCATTGCCGTATCGCTGACCGTCTCGCCGATCAGGAATGCGTCGGGCGAGATCATCGGCGCTTCCAAGATCGCCCGCGACATCACTGCGACCAAGGAGAGCGAGCGGCGGATCAGGCTTTTGCTGCGGGAGGTGAACCATCGCGTCAAGAACCAGTTCGCGGTGATCCTCTCGATGATCCGGGAGACCAGCAAACGCTCGACCGATCCGCGTGAATTCGAGGAGTTGATCCGCTCTCGCATCATGGCGCTGTCGCGATCGCACGACCTGCTGGTGAACTCGGAATGGGCGGGCGCCAGCCTTTTCGATCTCGTCCAGGAGCAGCTCAAGCCGTTCGGCCACGAGGAGCAGATATCGCTCTCCGGACCGCTTTTGACCTTGCAGCCGAACGCCGTGCAAAATCTCGGAATGGCATTTCATGAGCTCGGCACCAACTCTTCCAAATATGGCGCTCTGGCTGATGATACCGGGCGGCTCGAGATCACCTGGCAGATCGCCACCGGTGTTTCGGGAAAGCGGGAAATCCATCTCGTCTGGGACGAGACGATGCCGGTGCATGAAGAGGAGCGACCAGGGGAGCGGCAAGACGAAAACACGCGCAAGGGTTTTGGCACCGTCGTCCTGCAGCGGGTCGCGCCGCAATCGCTGAACGGCTCGGCGGTGCTGGAGCGCAGCCCAGGCCATCTCAGCTGGTCGCTGACGGCGCCGCTGGATTCGATCATCGTTCCGCAGCTCGGCACAGAGATCCCTGCTGCCGAGCCCGAGCCGTCGTTCAGCCCTTGA
- a CDS encoding 7-cyano-7-deazaguanine synthase: protein MKALLFSGGLDSSAIAWWLKPDLCVTIDYGQRSAGGEMAASTAICEIIGLKHRAIKIDLSALGSGSMAGKAVATGASAAEFWPFRNQMLVTIAAMKLMPEGVNEIMLGSVSTDRHADGKAPFLRGLDKTMSVQEGAVRLTAPARKMSTVTLLTTSAFPYSLIGLTFSCHVHEFACGQCSGCTKHRECVERAYGRSGGRA from the coding sequence ATGAAAGCTTTGCTGTTTTCTGGCGGACTCGATTCATCGGCAATAGCCTGGTGGCTGAAGCCCGATCTCTGCGTAACCATCGACTATGGCCAGCGCTCGGCTGGCGGTGAAATGGCCGCGTCAACCGCAATTTGCGAAATCATCGGCCTCAAGCATCGCGCCATAAAGATCGACCTGTCAGCGTTGGGCTCTGGGTCGATGGCGGGCAAGGCTGTTGCTACCGGCGCCTCGGCGGCGGAGTTCTGGCCGTTTCGCAACCAGATGCTGGTGACCATCGCCGCCATGAAGTTGATGCCAGAGGGTGTGAACGAAATCATGCTCGGCTCCGTATCGACGGACAGGCATGCTGACGGGAAAGCTCCTTTCCTGCGAGGTCTGGATAAGACGATGTCCGTTCAGGAGGGAGCCGTGCGCTTGACTGCGCCAGCTCGAAAGATGTCGACTGTGACGCTGCTGACGACGTCGGCTTTTCCTTACAGTCTCATCGGCCTGACGTTCTCATGCCACGTTCACGAATTTGCCTGCGGTCAATGCAGCGGCTGCACCAAACATCGTGAATGTGTCGAGCGTGCCTATGGCCGCTCTGGCGGGAGGGCCTGA
- a CDS encoding FRG domain-containing protein, translated as MRFMEYIDQKTHTRWVFRGCGSDMHKFIPSVGRPPAIYSPLNEERVFRAFQRAAVPFMTTPLAGDWDWLAVAQHHGLPTRLLDWSSNPLVACFFAVSSGDQKDDAVVHGYSISEGEIVDPLKDTNPFEIDRVLFLVPSRSASRIVNQRGLFSVHNEPDKPWLAKGAESFIIPANMRARFRRRLFKLGMDHSHIYPDLPGLCDTLKWRYEAGIGIGTPMIG; from the coding sequence ATGCGTTTCATGGAGTACATCGATCAAAAGACACACACGCGTTGGGTGTTTCGCGGCTGCGGCTCGGACATGCACAAATTTATCCCTTCGGTTGGGCGACCTCCGGCCATCTACAGCCCGTTGAATGAGGAGCGGGTCTTCCGCGCGTTCCAACGAGCGGCGGTGCCATTCATGACCACGCCTCTTGCCGGCGATTGGGACTGGCTCGCGGTCGCGCAACATCACGGTCTGCCCACACGTCTCCTCGATTGGTCGTCTAACCCTCTCGTGGCTTGCTTCTTCGCGGTTTCAAGCGGTGACCAAAAGGATGATGCCGTGGTGCACGGCTACAGCATTTCCGAAGGAGAGATCGTCGATCCGTTGAAGGACACAAACCCTTTCGAGATCGATCGAGTGCTCTTCCTCGTTCCTAGCCGGTCAGCGTCGCGAATCGTCAACCAGCGGGGCCTCTTCTCTGTTCACAACGAACCCGACAAGCCTTGGTTGGCGAAGGGAGCAGAGAGCTTCATCATCCCGGCCAACATGCGCGCGAGGTTCAGACGTCGGCTGTTCAAGCTCGGCATGGACCATAGCCACATCTATCCCGACCTTCCGGGCCTGTGCGATACGCTCAAGTGGCGCTACGAGGCGGGTATAGGCATTGGCACGCCGATGATTGGATAA
- a CDS encoding nucleoside 2-deoxyribosyltransferase translates to MIVAGGVYREECIWPYWSRIYGSAGRAAAAISVLSPDSRLVAYACRGWADDVRQSMQQFGVTPDLTEINEDIGFHYLHPLSAAELVGASERRNPALQADGDVVLRFGMVEGDAIVNAKRAIYDPQNPYDVLRFRENGSTAGSLAIVLNEVELEVSVGIQGKDGARALMSMTGASAVVVKMGPAGALAVDDRINTSIPAYASEAVFKIGSGDIFSAVFAHVWGELHQDAASAARAASQAVARYAASRSVQVSLDGLEQLTPIARTNPEGRIYIAAPFFTLPQRWLVEEIRRCIHMLGANSFSPIHDVGSHGTPAFIASEDLGGLKDCTAVLAVVDGEDAGTLFEVGYAHRLGIPVIALAESPRPESLTMLEGTGCRVTADFTTAVYEAVWQAAR, encoded by the coding sequence ATGATCGTAGCCGGAGGCGTATATCGCGAGGAATGCATTTGGCCGTATTGGTCCCGAATCTACGGATCTGCGGGACGTGCCGCTGCGGCCATTTCAGTCCTTTCACCTGACAGCCGTCTTGTCGCCTATGCATGCCGCGGCTGGGCTGACGACGTAAGACAGTCGATGCAGCAGTTCGGCGTGACACCGGACTTGACCGAAATCAACGAAGATATCGGATTCCACTATCTCCATCCGCTATCAGCGGCAGAACTCGTTGGTGCCTCGGAAAGACGGAATCCGGCGCTCCAAGCCGATGGAGATGTTGTGCTTCGCTTTGGTATGGTCGAGGGCGATGCCATCGTGAACGCCAAGCGCGCGATCTATGACCCCCAGAACCCCTACGATGTGCTGCGTTTCCGAGAGAATGGTTCAACAGCTGGCAGCCTAGCTATCGTATTGAACGAGGTCGAGTTGGAGGTAAGCGTCGGTATCCAGGGAAAGGACGGCGCACGTGCTTTGATGTCAATGACCGGCGCCAGCGCCGTGGTCGTGAAGATGGGACCCGCCGGCGCCCTGGCGGTCGATGATCGGATCAATACCAGCATCCCGGCCTATGCTTCGGAAGCTGTTTTCAAGATTGGGTCAGGGGACATCTTTAGCGCCGTCTTTGCCCACGTCTGGGGAGAATTGCACCAGGACGCTGCTTCTGCAGCAAGAGCAGCTTCTCAGGCGGTTGCGAGATACGCTGCTTCGCGAAGCGTCCAGGTCTCGCTGGACGGTCTCGAACAACTCACCCCCATCGCTCGCACGAACCCTGAGGGGCGCATTTACATCGCAGCACCTTTCTTCACTCTTCCTCAGCGTTGGCTGGTCGAAGAGATTCGTCGATGTATTCATATGCTCGGTGCCAATAGCTTCTCACCAATTCATGATGTCGGATCCCATGGCACGCCGGCCTTCATCGCGAGCGAAGATCTGGGAGGTTTGAAGGACTGCACGGCTGTGCTTGCTGTTGTAGACGGCGAAGATGCGGGAACGCTCTTCGAGGTCGGGTACGCTCACCGGCTTGGAATTCCTGTCATTGCGTTGGCGGAATCTCCGAGGCCGGAAAGCTTGACGATGCTGGAAGGAACTGGGTGCCGTGTGACGGCCGACTTCACCACTGCTGTCTACGAAGCGGTCTGGCAGGCGGCGCGATGA
- a CDS encoding DUF982 domain-containing protein, with amino-acid sequence MAELMLSTPMRIRPHGSDTIRDITTLGDASEILIDWPHAKRGPFYQAAREQVEAALESKAGAAEAQEAFAALCNHAGVLVR; translated from the coding sequence ATGGCCGAGTTGATGCTGTCGACGCCGATGCGGATCAGGCCGCATGGCTCCGACACGATCCGCGACATCACCACGCTCGGGGATGCCAGCGAAATCCTCATCGACTGGCCGCACGCCAAGCGCGGCCCGTTTTATCAGGCCGCGCGCGAACAGGTCGAAGCAGCGTTGGAAAGCAAGGCGGGCGCTGCCGAGGCGCAGGAAGCATTCGCCGCGCTCTGCAACCATGCTGGTGTGCTGGTTCGGTAA
- a CDS encoding AAA family ATPase, with translation MADYQIKIESCNSIDCADIVIKKGSLNIKYGPNGLGKSTIAKAIVSQARNDGTLQNLVPFKGRGKVGSGQPKVSGIDGITSALVFDEEYVNQFAFQQDEVVKNSFDIFIKTPEYSNTMLEIEALFAGIKKAFSDNAEIEQTTKDLKELRDAFGKTNADGSIPKSSKLLKAYGSGNKIENIPEALKPFESFIKSQDPSKWIGWQIKGNEFLKLGDTCPYCSTALPEGPLKDIPLAVAKEYDATAIGHLNTLKAVIERLGKYFSAKCQENLEKITKAKLELTAPEKSFLSGLKTDIEALIVKLEGLRTISFFSLRDVDEIGDKIQLLKIDLGMIDKLESVETRNVTDPINAQLEALMKQVGALKGSVSKHKSKIKKAIEENQDSINSFLKSAGYKYSVVIIPEPDSYKMKLLHKDLVDHIDAVSKHLSYGEKNAFALVLFMHQVLSENPDIIVLDDPISSFDKNKKFAILYELFRGKASLRDRTTLMLTHDIEPAIDVIKSTAKVFQGSHPSATFLSSRNGKVTEVEIKSGDIHTFARICTEILATHDDALIKAIYLRRYYEITDNMSLEYNLLASLFKKRPTPTIQSATETRDMTVAEKAQAESNIKMRIAEFDYDLLLGVAGDDKAMKDKFFATDVGYEKIQLFRIIRGKHEDDIITKFINESYHIENEYVMQLNPHKFESVPEYVVDECTRLLNIA, from the coding sequence ATGGCCGATTATCAGATAAAAATTGAAAGCTGCAACAGCATAGATTGCGCAGATATCGTTATCAAGAAAGGCAGCCTAAACATAAAGTACGGCCCTAATGGATTAGGAAAGAGCACAATCGCCAAAGCAATAGTGAGTCAAGCTCGTAACGACGGAACTCTTCAGAATCTAGTGCCCTTCAAAGGTCGGGGTAAGGTTGGATCTGGCCAGCCGAAGGTAAGTGGTATCGATGGAATCACATCGGCTCTCGTATTTGATGAAGAATACGTCAATCAATTTGCGTTTCAGCAGGACGAAGTCGTAAAAAACAGTTTTGATATATTTATCAAAACCCCAGAGTATTCCAACACAATGCTTGAGATTGAGGCTCTATTTGCAGGTATCAAAAAGGCATTTTCAGACAATGCCGAAATAGAGCAGACAACAAAAGACCTCAAGGAGCTTCGTGACGCTTTCGGTAAAACCAATGCGGACGGCTCAATTCCAAAATCGAGTAAACTCCTCAAAGCTTATGGCTCGGGTAACAAAATTGAAAACATACCGGAAGCGCTTAAGCCCTTTGAATCGTTCATCAAAAGTCAGGACCCATCGAAGTGGATCGGTTGGCAGATCAAAGGCAACGAGTTCTTAAAGCTTGGGGATACATGCCCATACTGCTCAACAGCCTTGCCCGAGGGGCCTCTAAAAGACATCCCCCTGGCCGTCGCCAAAGAGTATGACGCAACCGCGATTGGCCATCTCAACACCCTCAAGGCTGTGATTGAACGTCTCGGGAAATATTTCAGCGCCAAATGCCAAGAAAATCTTGAAAAGATCACCAAAGCCAAGCTCGAACTAACAGCTCCGGAGAAAAGTTTTCTGAGCGGTCTCAAAACGGACATTGAAGCGCTCATCGTGAAGCTCGAAGGGCTTCGAACAATCTCGTTCTTCTCCTTGCGGGACGTTGACGAGATCGGCGACAAAATACAGCTTCTTAAAATTGACCTCGGCATGATCGACAAGCTAGAATCCGTCGAAACTCGCAATGTGACTGACCCGATTAACGCGCAGCTCGAAGCGCTGATGAAGCAGGTTGGCGCCTTGAAAGGCAGCGTTAGCAAGCACAAATCAAAGATTAAAAAGGCAATCGAAGAGAATCAGGATAGTATTAACAGCTTTCTTAAGTCAGCCGGATATAAATACTCGGTGGTTATTATTCCAGAACCAGACTCATATAAAATGAAGCTGCTACACAAAGATCTTGTCGACCATATCGATGCAGTTTCTAAGCATCTCAGCTACGGCGAAAAGAACGCATTTGCGCTAGTCCTTTTCATGCATCAGGTCCTCAGCGAAAATCCTGATATTATCGTTCTTGACGACCCTATATCGTCCTTCGATAAAAACAAGAAGTTCGCAATTCTGTATGAACTTTTCCGGGGCAAGGCAAGTCTGCGAGATCGCACGACACTCATGCTAACACACGATATCGAGCCAGCAATCGATGTGATCAAGAGCACGGCTAAGGTGTTTCAAGGGTCTCACCCCTCTGCGACATTCCTGTCATCGAGGAATGGAAAGGTAACAGAGGTGGAGATTAAGTCTGGTGACATTCACACGTTCGCAAGAATTTGTACGGAGATACTGGCCACTCATGATGACGCGTTGATTAAGGCAATATATTTGCGGCGTTACTATGAAATAACGGACAACATGAGTCTGGAGTACAATCTTCTCGCAAGCTTGTTTAAGAAGCGACCGACACCAACCATCCAATCTGCGACTGAGACCCGCGATATGACGGTGGCCGAGAAAGCCCAGGCCGAATCAAATATTAAGATGCGTATCGCGGAGTTCGATTACGATTTGCTGTTGGGCGTAGCGGGCGATGATAAAGCCATGAAAGACAAGTTCTTTGCGACTGATGTTGGATACGAGAAAATTCAGCTGTTTCGCATCATAAGGGGAAAACATGAGGACGACATCATAACGAAATTCATCAATGAATCCTATCATATTGAAAATGAGTATGTGATGCAGCTCAATCCTCACAAATTCGAGAGTGTACCTGAGTATGTTGTTGATGAGTGCACGAGGCTACTCAACATCGCATAG
- a CDS encoding helix-turn-helix transcriptional regulator, with product MYRKNARLLKRVENRRLELGMTQAQLGERLDVKQGHISKILREKVPISAKMLPKLQAFLEATPTPEPQDRDFEDEIIAAVRSSESFSNLMRAALKMHKSSS from the coding sequence ATGTATCGCAAGAACGCCAGACTTCTCAAACGTGTGGAGAACCGCAGGCTCGAGCTCGGAATGACGCAGGCTCAGCTAGGCGAACGGCTGGACGTCAAGCAGGGCCATATTTCGAAGATTCTCCGCGAAAAAGTGCCGATATCTGCTAAAATGCTGCCGAAACTTCAAGCTTTCCTTGAAGCGACGCCCACGCCTGAGCCGCAAGATCGCGACTTTGAGGATGAAATCATAGCGGCAGTTCGGTCATCAGAGAGCTTCTCGAACCTGATGCGGGCTGCCTTGAAAATGCATAAGAGTAGCAGCTAG